From Sphingobium sp. RAC03, a single genomic window includes:
- a CDS encoding serine hydrolase domain-containing protein, with product MTNGVDRVAAQAAGMDPARLDALVDFLDRAYLASGRLPHMQLLVSRDEQPVVSWARGAARASGEPLRADALYRIASMTKPVTSVAFMMLVEGGKVALDTPVVELIPEFADLRVGRANRARLKRPMLMIDLLRHTSGLTYGLQRQTPIDARYRKLGLDEFQQSRTSDQFIADLATLPLEFSPGERWNYSVATDVLGVVIERLEARDLESVFRERIFAPLGMVDTTFALPDAKADRMTDAWRLDEQGERQVADLGARSGWRRQGRFLSGGGGLVSGVADYHRFARMLLRGGELDGVRLLRADTVAQMRSNQLPGGGDLASLSSAMFSEADYQDVGFGLGFAMGLERGEYYWGGVFSTYFWVDPVERLIGIFMTQLLPSSAYPVRAQLRAGVAEALVRRG from the coding sequence ATGACGAACGGCGTGGACAGGGTGGCGGCACAGGCGGCGGGGATGGACCCTGCTCGGCTGGACGCGCTGGTGGATTTTCTCGACCGCGCCTATCTGGCCAGCGGCCGCTTGCCGCATATGCAATTATTGGTGTCGCGCGACGAGCAGCCGGTGGTGTCGTGGGCGCGGGGCGCGGCGCGGGCGAGCGGCGAACCGCTGCGGGCTGATGCCCTCTATCGCATCGCGTCGATGACCAAGCCGGTGACATCGGTCGCCTTCATGATGCTGGTGGAGGGGGGCAAGGTTGCGCTCGATACGCCTGTTGTCGAGCTTATCCCCGAATTTGCGGACCTGCGCGTCGGGCGCGCCAATCGCGCGCGGTTGAAGCGGCCGATGCTGATGATCGACCTTTTGCGCCACACGTCGGGGCTGACCTATGGGTTGCAGCGGCAGACGCCGATCGATGCGCGCTATCGCAAGTTGGGGCTGGACGAATTTCAGCAGTCGCGCACGTCGGACCAGTTCATCGCCGATCTGGCGACATTGCCGCTGGAATTTTCGCCGGGCGAGCGGTGGAATTATTCGGTGGCGACCGATGTGCTGGGCGTCGTGATCGAGCGGCTGGAGGCGCGCGACCTGGAAAGCGTGTTTCGCGAGCGCATCTTCGCGCCGCTGGGCATGGTCGATACGACCTTCGCACTGCCTGATGCCAAGGCGGATCGCATGACCGATGCCTGGCGGCTGGACGAGCAGGGCGAGCGCCAGGTCGCGGATCTGGGTGCGCGGAGCGGGTGGCGGCGGCAGGGGCGTTTCCTGTCGGGCGGCGGCGGGCTGGTTTCTGGGGTGGCGGACTATCACCGCTTCGCACGGATGCTGCTGCGCGGGGGCGAACTGGACGGGGTGCGGCTGCTGCGGGCCGACACGGTGGCGCAGATGCGGTCCAACCAATTGCCCGGCGGCGGCGACCTTGCCAGCCTGTCGAGTGCGATGTTCAGCGAGGCGGATTATCAGGATGTAGGCTTCGGCCTGGGCTTCGCCATGGGTTTAGAGCGCGGCGAATATTATTGGGGCGGGGTGTTTTCGACCTATTTCTGGGTCGATCCAGTCGAGCGGTTGATCGGGATATTCATGACCCAATTGCTGCCGTCGAGCGCCTATCCGGTGCGCGCGCAATTGCGCGCCGGGGTGGCAGAGGCGCTGGTGCGTAGGGGCTAG
- the glgC gene encoding glucose-1-phosphate adenylyltransferase — translation MQIRHQPIARDAMAYVLAGGRGSRLAELTDKRAKPAVHFGGKARIIDFALSNALNSGIRRIGVATQYKAHSLIRHLQRGWNFLRPERNESFDILPASQRVSESQWYEGTADAVFQNIDIIESYAPEYMVLLAGDHVYKMDYELMLQQHVDSGADVTVGCLEVPRMEAVGFGVMHVDEADVITAFIEKPKDPPSIPGQPDVALASMGIYVFQTRFLIEQLRRDADDPHSKRDFGGDIIPYIVKHGKAVAHRFSASCVRAESELEPYWRDVGTIDAYWQASIDLTDVVPSLDLYDRSWPLWTYSEVTPPAKFVHNEDGRRGSATSSLVAGGCIVSGSSLHRSLLFSGVKTHSFSSVTDSVIMPNCEIGRGARLHKCVLDSGIIIPPGLVIGENPTEDSQRFRRTDSGICLVTQPMIERLVA, via the coding sequence ATGCAGATAAGACACCAGCCGATCGCGCGCGATGCCATGGCCTATGTGCTGGCGGGTGGGCGCGGTAGCCGCCTGGCGGAACTGACCGACAAGCGCGCCAAGCCTGCGGTCCATTTCGGCGGCAAGGCGCGCATCATCGATTTCGCGCTGTCCAATGCGCTCAACAGCGGCATCCGGCGCATTGGCGTGGCGACGCAATATAAGGCCCATTCGCTGATCCGCCATTTGCAGCGCGGCTGGAACTTCCTGCGCCCCGAACGCAATGAGAGTTTCGACATTTTGCCCGCCAGCCAGCGCGTGTCGGAAAGCCAATGGTATGAAGGAACCGCCGACGCGGTGTTCCAGAATATCGACATTATCGAAAGCTATGCGCCCGAATATATGGTGCTGTTGGCGGGCGACCATGTCTATAAAATGGACTATGAGCTGATGCTGCAGCAGCATGTCGACAGCGGCGCGGATGTCACCGTCGGCTGCCTGGAAGTGCCGCGGATGGAGGCGGTTGGTTTCGGCGTCATGCATGTGGACGAGGCCGACGTCATCACTGCCTTCATCGAAAAGCCCAAAGACCCGCCTTCTATCCCCGGCCAGCCGGACGTCGCGCTGGCATCGATGGGCATTTATGTGTTCCAGACCCGTTTCCTGATCGAACAATTGCGGCGGGACGCGGATGATCCGCACAGCAAGCGCGATTTCGGCGGGGACATCATTCCCTATATCGTCAAGCATGGTAAAGCCGTCGCCCACCGCTTTTCGGCCAGTTGCGTGCGCGCCGAAAGCGAACTGGAACCCTATTGGCGCGATGTCGGCACGATCGACGCCTATTGGCAGGCGAGCATCGACCTGACCGATGTGGTGCCCTCGCTTGACCTCTATGACCGTAGCTGGCCGCTCTGGACCTATTCGGAGGTCACGCCGCCCGCCAAGTTCGTGCATAATGAGGATGGGCGGCGCGGATCGGCGACCTCTTCGCTGGTCGCGGGCGGGTGCATCGTGTCCGGCTCGTCGCTGCATCGCAGCCTGTTATTCTCCGGCGTCAAGACGCACAGTTTTTCGTCGGTGACCGATAGCGTCATCATGCCCAATTGCGAGATCGGGCGGGGCGCGCGGCTGCATAAATGCGTGCTGGATTCCGGGATCATCATTCCACCGGGCCTGGTCATCGGCGAGAATCCGACGGAGGATTCGCAACGGTTCCGGCGGACGGATAGCGGCATTTGTCTGGTCACGCAGCCGATGATCGAACGTCTGGTCGCCTGA
- a CDS encoding TonB-dependent receptor domain-containing protein translates to MGRKADLFLVTALAITSAAPAHGADRQTISIAPGRLGEATIALARQTRTSIGMSDQSLAGIRTPAVTGNLSVEAALKRLLKGSGATARRIDGATWRIVRTRPAPPVTAPAPIPAAPAEDQPEAQIIVTASKRETPLPRYAGMVEALDSRAFSSGEAAGGTATLLARVASLSSTHAGAGRNKLFIRAIADSGVAGPTQATTGQYLGDMRLNYAAPDPDLKLYDVGRVEVLEGPQGTLYGAGSLGGIIRIMPNAPNLGEMGGQVSAGLSATQHGDPGGDLSATLNLPIVAEKLALRIVGYGVQEGGYIDDVNRGKDDVNRTRTWGGRAALRFAPDDDWTIDLNGVYQQIEGDDAQYATRSVGRLERASAVAQPYRSDYLLGNVRIEKPWDSLRFVSSTGFVRHDLSESYDATQPGGPPALFRQRNEVDIFSTENRLVRDLDNGLGWILGGSYLQSTSKIYRSLTGFGAALIQPEVLPGVPVFGRGQPAAATGVRNSVKEATLFGEASFEPVRGLIATFGGRLTNSRLSGEALDPVAALSSADLARAEAQADRSETIFLPSASLLTDAIPNVTLYARFQQGFRPGGLAVDDQRVRRFQNDRISTVESGFRMGLPGRDTIALSANIAYTDWRDIQADVTDRIGLPTTANIGDGRIYTLEGRIVARATPHLSLDGSIIYNDSRLTRQAAFIRALSYDDQSLAVPNVANLGGRVAFDYRAPLSDRMNLHLTGSARYVGKSRLGVGPILGQTQGDYVDTSLSASVTRGPVQYSLSLTNLFDSDGNRFSLGTPFDLNTDYYTPLRPRTLRIGVDFAF, encoded by the coding sequence ATGGGCCGCAAAGCTGACCTCTTCCTCGTCACCGCCCTTGCCATAACGAGCGCAGCGCCCGCGCATGGGGCGGACAGACAGACCATCAGCATCGCCCCCGGACGGCTGGGCGAGGCGACGATCGCGCTTGCCCGTCAGACCAGGACCAGCATCGGCATGTCCGACCAGTCGCTCGCTGGCATCCGCACCCCCGCCGTTACGGGCAATCTCTCGGTCGAAGCTGCGTTGAAGCGGCTGCTCAAAGGTAGCGGCGCAACCGCGCGGCGCATCGACGGCGCGACATGGCGCATCGTCCGTACGCGCCCCGCGCCGCCCGTGACCGCGCCAGCGCCGATCCCCGCCGCCCCCGCCGAGGATCAACCCGAAGCCCAGATCATCGTCACCGCCTCGAAGCGCGAAACGCCCCTGCCCCGCTATGCCGGCATGGTCGAAGCGCTCGACAGCCGCGCCTTTTCCAGCGGCGAAGCGGCAGGCGGCACTGCCACCTTGCTGGCGCGGGTCGCAAGCCTCAGTTCCACCCATGCCGGTGCGGGCCGCAACAAGCTGTTCATCCGCGCCATCGCCGATTCCGGCGTCGCCGGGCCGACCCAGGCCACCACCGGCCAATATCTGGGCGACATGCGGTTGAACTATGCCGCGCCCGACCCCGACCTCAAACTCTATGATGTCGGCCGGGTCGAAGTGCTCGAAGGGCCGCAGGGCACGCTCTATGGCGCGGGATCGCTGGGTGGCATCATCCGCATCATGCCCAACGCCCCCAATCTGGGCGAAATGGGCGGGCAAGTATCGGCGGGGCTTTCCGCGACCCAGCATGGCGACCCCGGCGGCGATCTGTCGGCAACGCTCAACCTGCCGATCGTCGCTGAAAAGCTCGCGCTGCGAATCGTGGGCTATGGCGTGCAGGAAGGCGGCTATATCGACGACGTCAATCGCGGGAAGGATGACGTCAACCGGACCCGCACCTGGGGCGGCCGCGCCGCCCTGCGCTTTGCCCCCGACGATGACTGGACGATTGATCTCAATGGCGTCTACCAGCAGATAGAGGGTGATGACGCGCAATATGCGACCCGGTCGGTCGGCCGACTAGAACGCGCCTCCGCCGTCGCCCAACCCTATCGATCCGACTATCTGCTCGGCAATGTCCGCATCGAAAAACCGTGGGACAGTTTGCGCTTCGTCTCGTCCACCGGCTTCGTGCGGCACGACCTGTCCGAAAGCTATGACGCAACCCAGCCCGGCGGCCCGCCAGCGCTGTTCCGCCAGCGCAATGAAGTCGATATCTTCTCGACCGAAAACCGGCTGGTGCGCGATCTCGACAATGGGCTGGGCTGGATATTGGGCGGCTCCTACCTGCAAAGCACGTCGAAAATCTATCGCTCGCTCACCGGCTTCGGCGCCGCCCTGATCCAGCCGGAGGTGCTGCCCGGCGTGCCGGTATTCGGCCGGGGCCAGCCAGCGGCGGCGACGGGCGTGCGCAACAGCGTCAAGGAAGCGACGTTGTTCGGCGAAGCCTCCTTCGAACCGGTCCGGGGACTGATCGCCACCTTCGGCGGCCGACTGACCAACAGCCGCCTGTCCGGCGAAGCGCTTGATCCGGTCGCCGCCCTGTCATCGGCGGACCTCGCACGGGCAGAAGCGCAGGCGGATCGCAGCGAGACGATCTTCCTGCCTTCCGCCTCCTTGCTCACCGATGCGATCCCTAATGTCACGCTGTACGCCCGCTTTCAGCAGGGCTTTCGCCCCGGCGGCCTGGCCGTCGATGATCAGCGGGTGCGGCGTTTCCAGAATGACCGTATATCGACCGTGGAAAGCGGCTTTCGCATGGGCCTGCCCGGCCGCGACACGATCGCGCTCAGCGCCAACATTGCCTATACCGACTGGCGCGATATCCAGGCCGACGTCACCGACCGGATCGGCCTGCCGACCACGGCCAATATCGGCGATGGGCGCATCTATACGCTCGAAGGGCGCATCGTCGCCCGCGCGACGCCCCACCTGTCGCTGGACGGCAGCATCATCTATAATGACAGCCGCCTGACCCGCCAGGCAGCCTTCATTCGGGCGCTGTCCTATGATGACCAGTCGCTGGCCGTGCCCAATGTCGCCAATCTGGGCGGACGGGTCGCCTTCGACTATCGCGCGCCGCTGAGCGACCGGATGAATCTCCATCTTACAGGGTCCGCCCGCTATGTCGGCAAGTCGCGGCTGGGCGTCGGGCCGATACTGGGCCAGACCCAGGGCGATTATGTCGATACCAGCCTTTCGGCCAGCGTGACGCGCGGGCCGGTGCAATATTCGCTATCGCTCACCAACCTGTTCGACAGCGACGGCAACCGCTTCTCGCTCGGCACGCCGTTCGACCTTAATACCGACTATTATACGCCGCTGCGCCCACGCACGCTGCGCATCGGCGTCGATTTCGCTTTCTGA
- a CDS encoding FecR family protein has translation MTNEEAMAWVIRTRDPAFTDWDGFTAWLERDPANAQAYDVLMAADADLDAIIPPEPVAMPVPANDVGVPQRRPLRWIGGGAIAAALVAAVSVGMMNRADIYTVTTRPGETRSIALDDGTRIEVNGGTRLRLDRNDTRFAALDSGEAAFTVRHDASDPFRVTVGDAVFEDAGTVFNIVHTPGAVRIGVSEGEVIYNPGAEAISLPAGRALADDAQGLRVMDIAPAAVASWRQGRLVYANAAVSDISDDISRSLGIALRTTPGARAMRFTGTIRLDKDPARFFAGAAPLMGLSAVRQGDTWLLKEGDGPQS, from the coding sequence ATGACGAACGAGGAGGCAATGGCGTGGGTCATCCGCACGCGCGATCCCGCCTTTACCGACTGGGACGGCTTCACCGCCTGGTTGGAGCGCGATCCTGCTAACGCGCAGGCCTATGATGTGCTGATGGCGGCCGATGCCGACCTTGATGCCATCATCCCGCCCGAACCCGTCGCCATGCCTGTCCCCGCCAATGATGTCGGCGTGCCGCAACGCCGCCCGCTCCGCTGGATCGGGGGCGGCGCGATCGCCGCCGCGCTGGTCGCGGCCGTGTCGGTCGGCATGATGAACCGGGCCGACATCTATACCGTCACCACCCGCCCCGGCGAAACGCGCAGCATCGCGCTGGACGACGGCACGCGCATCGAAGTCAATGGCGGCACCCGCCTGCGCCTCGACCGCAACGACACCCGCTTCGCCGCGCTCGACAGTGGCGAAGCCGCCTTCACCGTGCGCCATGATGCATCCGATCCATTCCGCGTGACGGTGGGCGATGCCGTGTTCGAAGATGCCGGGACGGTGTTCAACATCGTTCACACCCCAGGCGCCGTCCGCATCGGCGTGTCGGAAGGCGAAGTCATCTACAATCCCGGCGCAGAGGCGATCAGCCTGCCCGCCGGGCGTGCCCTGGCCGATGATGCCCAGGGCTTGCGGGTCATGGATATTGCCCCGGCGGCCGTCGCCAGTTGGCGGCAGGGTCGCCTCGTCTATGCCAATGCCGCCGTCAGCGACATCAGCGACGATATTAGCCGATCGCTCGGCATCGCGCTCCGCACCACGCCGGGCGCGCGCGCGATGCGCTTCACCGGCACGATCCGGCTGGATAAGGATCCAGCCCGTTTCTTCGCCGGGGCCGCGCCGCTGATGGGCCTTTCCGCCGTGCGCCAGGGCGACACTTGGCTGCTGAAAGAAGGGGATGGGCCGCAAAGCTGA
- a CDS encoding glycogen/starch/alpha-glucan phosphorylase, whose product MNLKGQTKLPKPAPRRMDPEILAHEIVERLTYRIGKNAAAAKPHDWLHAVILSIRDRVIDAWITSTQKTYEEEGRRVYYLSLEFLIGRLMRDAASNMEMLDDMQAALASLGVDIDIIAALEPDAALGNGGLGRLAACFMESMATVDVPAYGYGIRYVNGMFRQEISDGWQVELPENWLAHGNPWEFERREASYEVGFGGLVDPAEGEDSGPHQMHWKPSERVIATPYDTPIAGWRGKRVNTLRLWEAQPIDPILLDKFNAGDHVGALSESNRAEALTRVLYPADSSAAGQELRLRQEYFFSSASLQDIVRRHIQYFGTIATLPDKAAIQLNDTHPAVAVAELMRIFLDEHGFDFDEAWDITRRTFSYTNHTLLPEALESWPVPLFERLLPRHMQIVYAVNSRLLAEARRAGQFDDAAIGAISLIDEGGDRRVRMGNLAFAGSHSVNGVSALHTDLMKVTVFADLHNLYPTRINNKTNGVTYRRWLMQCNPGLTGLIREAIGEAFLDDAEALRDLDAFADDTAFQEKFIAVKRANKAALSDLLRKRLNARIDPSAMFDIQIKRIHEYKRQLLNIIEAVSLYDQIRSHPERNWVPRVKLFGGKAASSYHNAKLIIKLAGDVARVVNHDPAVQGLLKVQFVPNYNVSMAEMMIPAADLSEQISTAGMEASGTGNMKFAVNGALTIGTLDGANVEMRDHVGADNIIIFGLTAQEVNDRRAKGYVPMDVIGKSRELAQALHAIASGVFSPDDPDRYKGLIQGIYDNDWFMLAADFDSYSAAQRHVDKLWTDEALWAKMAIHNVARMGWFSSDRTIREYARDIWRIG is encoded by the coding sequence ATGAACCTCAAGGGCCAGACCAAACTTCCCAAACCCGCGCCGCGGCGGATGGACCCGGAAATCCTGGCGCATGAGATTGTCGAGCGGCTGACCTATCGCATCGGCAAGAATGCCGCTGCCGCCAAGCCGCATGACTGGCTGCACGCCGTCATTCTCTCGATCCGCGACCGGGTGATCGACGCGTGGATCACATCGACCCAGAAAACCTATGAGGAAGAAGGGCGGCGGGTCTATTATCTCAGCCTCGAATTTCTGATCGGGCGGTTGATGCGCGATGCAGCGTCCAACATGGAAATGCTGGACGACATGCAGGCGGCGCTGGCCTCGCTGGGCGTCGATATCGACATCATCGCTGCGCTGGAGCCGGATGCGGCACTGGGCAATGGGGGTCTGGGGCGCCTGGCGGCCTGCTTCATGGAGAGCATGGCGACGGTCGATGTGCCCGCCTATGGCTATGGCATCCGCTATGTGAACGGCATGTTCCGGCAGGAGATTTCGGACGGCTGGCAGGTCGAGCTGCCCGAAAACTGGCTGGCGCATGGCAATCCGTGGGAGTTCGAGCGGCGCGAGGCGAGCTATGAGGTCGGCTTTGGCGGGCTGGTCGATCCGGCCGAGGGCGAGGATAGCGGGCCGCACCAGATGCACTGGAAGCCCAGCGAGCGGGTCATCGCGACCCCCTATGACACGCCGATCGCGGGGTGGCGCGGCAAGCGGGTCAATACGTTGCGGCTATGGGAAGCGCAGCCGATCGACCCCATCCTGCTCGACAAGTTCAATGCCGGCGACCATGTCGGCGCGCTGTCCGAAAGCAATCGGGCCGAAGCGTTGACGCGGGTGCTGTACCCCGCCGACAGCTCGGCCGCTGGCCAGGAATTGCGGTTGCGGCAGGAATATTTCTTCTCGTCCGCGTCGCTGCAGGACATCGTCCGGCGGCATATCCAATATTTCGGCACCATCGCGACGCTGCCAGACAAGGCGGCGATCCAGCTCAATGACACGCATCCGGCGGTCGCGGTGGCCGAGTTGATGCGGATATTCCTGGACGAGCATGGCTTCGATTTCGACGAGGCGTGGGACATTACCCGCCGGACGTTCAGCTATACCAACCATACGCTGCTGCCCGAAGCACTGGAAAGCTGGCCGGTGCCGCTGTTCGAGCGGTTGCTGCCCCGGCACATGCAGATCGTCTATGCGGTCAACAGCCGCCTGCTGGCCGAAGCGCGGCGGGCGGGCCAGTTTGATGACGCGGCGATAGGGGCGATCTCGCTGATCGACGAAGGCGGCGACCGGCGCGTGCGGATGGGCAATCTGGCCTTTGCCGGATCGCACAGCGTCAATGGCGTATCGGCGCTGCACACCGACCTGATGAAGGTCACGGTCTTTGCCGATCTGCACAATCTCTATCCCACCCGGATCAACAACAAGACCAATGGCGTCACCTATCGCCGCTGGCTGATGCAGTGCAATCCGGGGCTGACCGGCCTTATTCGCGAGGCGATCGGCGAGGCGTTTCTGGACGATGCCGAAGCGCTGCGCGACCTCGACGCCTTTGCCGACGACACGGCGTTTCAGGAGAAATTCATCGCGGTGAAGCGGGCGAACAAGGCGGCGCTGTCCGACCTTTTGCGCAAGCGGTTGAACGCGCGGATCGACCCGTCGGCGATGTTCGACATCCAGATCAAGCGCATCCATGAATATAAGCGGCAATTGCTCAACATCATCGAGGCGGTGTCGCTCTATGACCAGATCCGCTCGCACCCCGAACGCAACTGGGTGCCGCGCGTCAAGCTGTTCGGCGGCAAGGCGGCGTCGAGCTATCATAATGCCAAGCTGATCATCAAGCTGGCGGGCGACGTCGCGCGCGTGGTCAATCATGACCCGGCGGTGCAGGGGCTGCTCAAGGTGCAGTTCGTGCCCAATTACAATGTCTCGATGGCCGAGATGATGATCCCGGCTGCCGACCTGTCCGAACAGATTTCGACGGCGGGCATGGAAGCGTCGGGCACGGGCAATATGAAGTTCGCGGTCAATGGCGCGCTGACAATCGGCACGCTGGATGGCGCGAATGTCGAAATGCGCGATCATGTCGGGGCCGACAATATCATCATCTTCGGCCTGACCGCGCAGGAGGTGAATGACCGCCGCGCCAAGGGTTATGTGCCGATGGACGTCATCGGCAAGAGCCGGGAACTTGCCCAGGCGCTGCATGCGATCGCCAGCGGCGTCTTTTCGCCTGACGACCCGGATCGGTACAAGGGACTGATCCAGGGCATTTACGACAATGACTGGTTCATGCTCGCGGCCGATTTCGACAGCTATTCGGCCGCGCAACGGCATGTCGATAAGCTCTGGACGGACGAGGCCTTGTGGGCAAAGATGGCGATCCACAATGTCGCGCGCATGGGATGGTTCTCGTCCGATCGAACCATCCGCGAATATGCGCGGGACATCTGGAGGATCGGCTGA
- the glgB gene encoding 1,4-alpha-glucan branching protein GlgB, giving the protein MLTGEQIDRLVEGRDDDPFATFGVHPADTGFTACVLLPGALSVVAQTLDGKAVGDLTALHPAGLFHGKVALRKRQPLRYVARYADGSDYALIDPYGFGPVLGPMDDHFLAEGAHARLFDKMGAHVMTHEGVAGVHFAVWAPNARRVSVVGDFNQWDGRRGAMRHRIDSGVWEIFLPAIEPGAPYKFEIVGADGVTLPLKADPFAYKSELRPSTASIVAGPLDHVWGDARHRDYWQKADARREPISIYEVHAGSWQKADDGGFLDWDEMARRLIPYVVGMGFTHIEFLPISEYPYDPSWGYQTLGLYAPTARFGDPAGLARFVDGAHRAGVGVILDWVPAHFPTDEHGLAHFDGTALYEHADPKKGFHPDWNTAIYNFGRREVAQFLVNNALFWAERYHVDGLRVDAVASMLYLDYSREPGEWIPNDHGGRENVEAVAFLQEMNRALYGAHPGIMTIAEESTSWPNVSHPVESGGLGFGFKWNMGFMHDTLRYLQREPVHRAHHHDDITFGLMYAFAENFVLALSHDEVVHGKSSLLYKMAGDDWQKFATLRAYYGLMWGYPGKKLLFMGQEFAQRGEWSEERALDWHLLDHAAHLGVQHLVGDLNRLYRSRPALHARDCEPEGFEWVLVDGAADSVFAWQRRAPGAKPIVVISHFTPVLRHGYRMRLPSGGRWREILNSDAADYGGSGAGNMGMVMADETGWANITLPPFATLMFELDM; this is encoded by the coding sequence GTGCTGACAGGCGAGCAGATCGACCGGCTGGTCGAAGGCCGCGATGACGATCCCTTCGCCACGTTTGGCGTTCATCCTGCCGACACGGGCTTTACCGCCTGCGTCCTGTTGCCTGGAGCCCTATCCGTCGTTGCGCAGACGCTGGATGGCAAGGCCGTGGGCGACCTCACCGCGCTGCACCCGGCCGGGCTGTTTCATGGCAAGGTCGCCCTTCGCAAGCGGCAGCCGCTGCGCTATGTCGCGCGCTATGCCGATGGCAGCGATTATGCGCTGATCGATCCTTATGGCTTCGGTCCGGTGCTGGGGCCGATGGACGATCATTTCCTGGCCGAGGGTGCCCACGCCCGATTGTTCGACAAGATGGGCGCGCATGTCATGACGCATGAAGGGGTGGCGGGCGTGCATTTCGCCGTGTGGGCACCCAATGCCCGGCGCGTGTCGGTGGTCGGCGATTTCAATCAGTGGGATGGCCGCCGGGGCGCGATGCGCCATCGTATCGATAGCGGGGTGTGGGAAATCTTCCTGCCCGCGATCGAACCGGGCGCACCTTATAAATTTGAGATTGTCGGCGCGGATGGCGTGACGCTGCCGCTCAAGGCTGATCCGTTCGCCTATAAGAGCGAATTGCGGCCTTCCACCGCCTCGATCGTCGCTGGGCCGCTCGACCATGTTTGGGGCGACGCGCGCCACCGCGACTATTGGCAGAAGGCCGATGCGCGGCGCGAGCCGATCTCCATCTACGAGGTTCATGCCGGGTCGTGGCAGAAGGCCGATGATGGCGGTTTCCTCGACTGGGACGAGATGGCGCGGCGGCTCATCCCCTATGTCGTGGGCATGGGCTTTACCCATATCGAATTTCTGCCGATCAGCGAATATCCCTATGATCCAAGCTGGGGCTATCAGACGCTAGGGCTGTACGCGCCGACGGCGCGCTTTGGCGATCCGGCGGGCCTCGCGCGCTTCGTCGATGGCGCGCACCGAGCCGGGGTCGGCGTGATTCTCGATTGGGTGCCGGCGCATTTTCCGACCGACGAACATGGTCTGGCGCATTTCGACGGCACGGCGCTGTACGAACATGCCGATCCGAAAAAGGGATTCCACCCCGACTGGAATACCGCCATCTATAATTTTGGGCGGCGCGAGGTCGCGCAGTTCCTGGTCAACAACGCCTTGTTCTGGGCCGAGCGCTATCATGTCGACGGGCTGCGCGTGGATGCAGTCGCGTCGATGCTCTATCTCGATTATTCGCGCGAACCGGGCGAATGGATACCCAACGACCATGGCGGGCGCGAGAATGTCGAGGCGGTCGCTTTCCTGCAGGAGATGAACCGGGCGCTCTATGGCGCGCATCCCGGCATCATGACGATCGCCGAGGAATCGACCAGCTGGCCCAATGTGTCGCATCCGGTGGAGAGCGGCGGGCTGGGTTTCGGCTTCAAATGGAATATGGGCTTCATGCACGACACGCTGCGCTATTTGCAGCGTGAGCCGGTGCATCGCGCCCATCATCATGACGACATCACCTTCGGCCTCATGTACGCCTTTGCCGAGAATTTCGTACTGGCGCTCAGCCATGACGAAGTGGTGCATGGCAAATCATCGCTGCTGTACAAAATGGCGGGTGACGACTGGCAGAAGTTCGCGACGCTGCGGGCCTATTATGGTCTGATGTGGGGCTATCCCGGCAAGAAGCTGCTGTTCATGGGGCAGGAGTTCGCCCAGCGCGGCGAATGGAGCGAGGAGCGGGCGCTCGACTGGCATCTGCTCGACCATGCCGCGCATCTGGGGGTGCAGCATCTGGTGGGTGACCTCAACCGCCTCTATCGCAGCCGCCCGGCGCTTCATGCCCGCGATTGCGAGCCGGAAGGTTTCGAATGGGTGCTGGTCGATGGCGCGGCAGATAGCGTGTTCGCCTGGCAGCGACGCGCGCCTGGCGCGAAACCAATTGTCGTGATCAGCCATTTTACCCCGGTGCTGCGCCACGGTTATCGCATGCGGCTGCCTTCGGGAGGGCGCTGGCGCGAGATATTGAACAGCGATGCGGCCGACTATGGCGGTAGCGGCGCGGGGAATATGGGCATGGTGATGGCGGATGAAACGGGCTGGGCGAACATCACCCTGCCGCCGTTCGCCACGCTGATGTTCGAATTGGATATGTGA
- a CDS encoding RNA polymerase sigma factor — protein MATGLSAIFMANRAALLRFLRARGAGDNAEDLLQDMWMKLEAKDLGPVSDPVPYLYRMANNLMLDRYRSAIRRERREQDWAEGAGGVMADPTDDVPVDERMILAQRLDEARAVLRDLGPRVELIFRRFRIEGVGQKVIAEELGVSLTTVEKDLQKAYRAMLTLKQKLDTE, from the coding sequence ATGGCCACTGGCCTTTCCGCGATCTTCATGGCCAACCGCGCGGCCCTGCTGCGCTTCCTGCGCGCACGCGGCGCGGGCGACAATGCCGAAGATCTCTTGCAGGATATGTGGATGAAGCTGGAGGCCAAGGATCTTGGCCCCGTCTCCGACCCCGTTCCCTATCTGTATCGCATGGCCAACAACCTCATGCTCGACCGCTATCGCTCGGCGATCCGGCGCGAACGGCGCGAGCAGGACTGGGCCGAAGGCGCTGGCGGCGTCATGGCCGACCCGACCGACGATGTGCCGGTGGACGAGCGGATGATCCTTGCCCAGCGGCTGGATGAGGCGCGCGCCGTCCTGCGCGACCTTGGCCCGCGCGTCGAACTCATCTTCCGCCGCTTCCGCATCGAAGGCGTGGGACAAAAGGTCATTGCCGAGGAATTGGGGGTCAGCCTGACGACGGTGGAGAAGGACTTGCAAAAGGCCTATCGCGCCATGCTGACGCTCAAGCAAAAACTGGATACGGAATGA